DNA sequence from the Leptospirillum ferrooxidans C2-3 genome:
AAGACGCCCATCCGGAGACATGTTAAGATCAAAGGTCAGGCTCATCCGTCCAATCCCAAATGGACGGACTATCTCAATGAACGGAAAACACGTTCGAAACTTCAGAGAGAGTGGGACCGAATTTATGGTCCATGCACAGCGTGGTAGCGAGAATACCGGGCTCCGGTGAGATCCGGGGCTTTCAATGACTTGAGCTTGCTGCGGGGAAACTCGCACGGCGAGTTCTCAGAGGGCGGGGAGCCGGTGACGGCTTCTTGCTACCCGACATGAAGCGCGACCTCATCAGAGTCTTAACGACAAAACACCGTTAGAGATTTATAAGATTTCTTTGAAGGTCAAAGACACTGAAGGAGCAAGTGAAGCTCATTCTCATTTGAAGCAATTGTGCTTAACAATTACCGCCAGAGGTGGATGACAGGATCGCCAGGTTGAGTCCGGCCTTGGCCCGTACTCCGTTACGGACATGCCGTCCCGAATTGTCCCGTTTGGGTTCCGGCTTCTTCGTAGTGTCTCTCCGTCAAACGAATTTCGGAAAACAGAGGCAAGAACACCCCCGGAGTGTACTGGATCGTCTGGAAAACCCCGGAGGACAGAAGAAAAGCCGTTGAGTCGTTAACAAGGGGAAGTGGAGCAGTCATGCTCTGCCCTTACCCGACTGAGAAAGTAGAGAGAGTTTCAGATACCCTATAAAATGTCATATCATAGTAGGGTATGAAAAAGGTCGTTTTGGATACTTCGGTGATCGTTGCCGCCATGCGAAGTGCGTCTGACGCTGGAAGTGCTCACCTGAGACTGGTTTCTTTACAGAGAATTCGCCCACTCGCTACCATTGCCCTGTTCTTGGAATACGAAGATGTACTTAAACGGCCAGAGAACCGATCGGTCATTGGCATGAGCTTGGATGATATCGACAAATTTCTCTTCGCCCTGGCCAGCGCATGTGAACCGGTAGATGTTCACTTTCGATGGCGTCCACAATTGAAGGATACTGACGATGAAATGGTTTTAGAAGCAGCCACAAATGAGCATGCCGATGCCCTGATGACTTACAATCTGGCCGATTTTCAAAAAGCAACAGAATGCTTTTCTCTGAGAGTCGTTCTTCCAGGTCAGTTTCTCAAGGAGATTTCCCAATGAGCAAGACTCTTATCCTCTAAAAATATCTGTTTCCCTGAAAACGGCAGCGCAACGGCTGGCACATGAAGATGGTGTCTCTCTCAATCAATGGATAGCAGTAGCGCTGGCAGAGAAAGTCGGCTTGGTCGAAACAGCTGCAGAGTTTTTA
Encoded proteins:
- a CDS encoding putative toxin-antitoxin system toxin component, PIN family codes for the protein MKKVVLDTSVIVAAMRSASDAGSAHLRLVSLQRIRPLATIALFLEYEDVLKRPENRSVIGMSLDDIDKFLFALASACEPVDVHFRWRPQLKDTDDEMVLEAATNEHADALMTYNLADFQKATECFSLRVVLPGQFLKEISQ